In Dolichospermum flos-aquae CCAP 1403/13F, the following proteins share a genomic window:
- a CDS encoding GxxExxY protein → MINEKYKYSELTSKIIGCSMTVHKTLGNGFQEVIYQRALVIEMQLAGISFAREFEMPIFYKKQQIGTRRVDFLVEGVISVEIKAVTKLEDVHFAQAINYLEAYNLEIGLLINFGETSLNFKRLTNKKYKTSEL, encoded by the coding sequence ATGATCAATGAAAAGTATAAATACTCGGAACTGACATCCAAAATCATTGGATGTTCTATGACTGTGCATAAAACATTGGGTAATGGTTTTCAAGAAGTAATTTATCAAAGGGCATTGGTAATTGAAATGCAATTAGCGGGTATTTCTTTTGCAAGAGAATTTGAAATGCCGATTTTTTATAAAAAACAACAAATAGGAACACGACGAGTAGATTTTTTGGTCGAAGGTGTTATTTCAGTTGAAATAAAAGCAGTAACTAAATTAGAAGACGTTCATTTTGCACAAGCAATTAACTACTTAGAAGCATATAATCTTGAGATTGGGTTACTAATCAATTTCGGTGAAACCAGTTTGAACTTTAAAAGACTTACTAATAAGAAATATAAAACGTCTGAACTATGA
- the pbpC gene encoding penicillin-binding protein 1C, protein MNLLTHVLKTLTLRASATLREIKSYKLKLKRNYKLNKIIFSCILICFLVRLCPYFAPIHSVDIAQHQLAIEFTDRNNLPLGTVLTSDQENTSVVKLNQVSPQFIKAILAAEDGSFYQHGVLDLKAILRAIKIGVENKKIVSGASTITMQLARMLDNSPRTMTAKLKEVWLSWRLAAGMTKDEILAAYINRLPMGGNIYGVEAAARIYFAIPASDLNLAQASILAAIPNNPTYFNPYQHQKRLQQRQKYVLNRMVQEKYISDAELELIYQEKIIFNPRQQGIIAAPHFLFWLATKNNTHNTESSPIRTTINRLLQQFVEAQVQQVISSLKANNVHDAAAVIIDNSSGEILSYVGSPDYFNDVKLGRNDGVQALRQPGSTLKPFVYELALEKGVISPHTILADVPTHYAIPGAKLYSPTDYTNSFLGPVRVRVALANSLNVPAVKVLEKVGVETFLNRLHELGFVHLNQDAEYYGLGLTLGSGEVNLWELASAYLTMANMGKITPLVTTLNSSPIANSQSLVSHNWQLIIDMLSDRYARSTAFGVDSVLNLPFPVAVKTGTSSNYRDTWTVGFSSDYTVATWVGNFNGEPMRQVSGVTGAAPLWNRIMLHLHEHQTPADFPPPANMIKLPICANTGLKPTPSCTSVVQEYFSLKDKMAYEKSTDFHLSSVYDQWLGKQPQLHFKPDNFRIISPHNGDLFLLYPAGDGQQKIEFKASGTLNQSVDWWLNDQHLSTQSSNGIFWHLRPGNWQLEARIGKLHDQINFQVKVGNIQPKKQGFSVANPTKL, encoded by the coding sequence ATGAATTTACTAACTCATGTCCTCAAAACTCTTACTCTTCGCGCCTCTGCGACTCTGCGTGAAATAAAATCATATAAATTGAAACTAAAGCGCAACTACAAATTAAATAAAATTATTTTCTCCTGCATATTGATATGTTTTCTAGTCCGATTATGCCCCTATTTTGCACCTATTCATAGTGTAGATATTGCCCAGCATCAATTAGCAATAGAGTTTACAGATCGGAATAATTTACCATTAGGAACTGTATTAACCAGTGATCAAGAAAATACATCAGTTGTGAAATTAAATCAAGTTTCACCTCAATTTATCAAAGCAATTTTGGCGGCTGAAGACGGTAGTTTTTATCAACATGGGGTGTTAGATTTAAAAGCGATTTTGCGGGCAATTAAAATAGGAGTAGAAAATAAAAAAATTGTTTCTGGTGCTTCCACAATTACCATGCAATTGGCGAGAATGTTGGATAATTCACCGCGAACAATGACTGCAAAATTAAAAGAGGTTTGGTTATCCTGGCGATTAGCTGCGGGAATGACTAAAGATGAAATTTTAGCTGCTTATATTAATCGTCTACCTATGGGAGGAAATATTTATGGGGTGGAAGCTGCGGCGCGAATTTACTTTGCTATTCCTGCAAGTGATTTAAACTTAGCACAAGCTTCTATTTTAGCAGCAATTCCTAATAATCCCACTTATTTTAATCCTTATCAACATCAAAAAAGATTACAGCAACGACAGAAATATGTGTTAAACAGAATGGTACAGGAAAAATATATTTCTGATGCAGAATTAGAACTTATATATCAAGAGAAAATAATATTTAACCCCCGTCAACAGGGAATTATTGCTGCACCACATTTCTTATTTTGGTTAGCAACAAAAAACAATACACATAATACAGAATCATCACCTATTCGCACGACAATAAATCGCCTTTTACAGCAATTTGTGGAAGCACAAGTACAACAAGTAATTTCTTCTTTAAAGGCGAATAATGTCCATGATGCAGCAGCGGTGATAATTGACAACTCCTCTGGGGAGATTTTAAGTTATGTCGGTTCGCCTGATTATTTTAATGATGTGAAATTAGGGCGAAATGATGGAGTCCAAGCTTTGCGCCAACCAGGTTCTACTTTAAAGCCATTTGTGTATGAATTAGCTTTAGAAAAAGGCGTAATTAGTCCTCATACTATTTTGGCAGATGTTCCTACTCATTATGCAATTCCGGGAGCAAAATTATATAGTCCGACAGATTATACTAACAGCTTTCTTGGTCCTGTCAGAGTCAGAGTTGCTTTGGCGAATTCTTTAAATGTACCTGCGGTAAAGGTATTAGAAAAGGTGGGTGTAGAAACTTTTTTAAATCGGCTGCATGAATTGGGTTTTGTACATCTAAATCAAGATGCTGAATATTATGGTTTAGGGTTGACTTTAGGTAGTGGTGAGGTGAATTTATGGGAACTGGCTAGTGCCTATTTAACTATGGCTAATATGGGGAAAATCACACCATTGGTAACTACATTAAATAGTTCTCCAATTGCCAATTCTCAATCTTTAGTTTCCCATAATTGGCAATTAATTATTGATATGTTAAGCGATCGCTATGCCCGATCCACAGCTTTTGGTGTAGACTCAGTGTTAAATTTGCCCTTTCCCGTCGCTGTTAAAACTGGCACTTCCTCCAATTATCGTGATACCTGGACAGTTGGCTTTAGTAGTGATTATACCGTGGCTACCTGGGTGGGTAATTTTAACGGTGAACCCATGCGTCAGGTTTCCGGTGTCACAGGGGCTGCACCTTTGTGGAATAGAATCATGTTGCATTTGCATGAACATCAAACCCCTGCTGATTTTCCACCTCCAGCAAACATGATAAAATTACCCATCTGTGCCAATACAGGGTTAAAACCTACACCTAGCTGTACTTCCGTAGTTCAGGAATATTTCTCTTTAAAAGATAAAATGGCTTATGAAAAATCTACGGATTTCCATTTATCATCTGTGTATGATCAATGGTTAGGAAAACAGCCACAATTGCATTTTAAGCCTGATAATTTCCGAATTATCTCTCCTCATAATGGAGATTTATTTCTGCTGTATCCTGCTGGAGACGGACAGCAAAAAATAGAATTTAAAGCTAGTGGAACATTAAATCAGTCTGTAGACTGGTGGCTAAATGATCAACATTTATCTACACAATCAAGTAATGGGATATTTTGGCATTTACGCCCTGGTAATTGGCAGCTAGAAGCTAGAATCGGCAAGCTACACGACCAAATAAACTTCCAAGTAAAGGTAGGAAATATCCAACCTAAAAAACAAGGTTTTTCCGTAGCAAATCCCACTAAATTATAG
- a CDS encoding alpha-2-macroglobulin family protein → MKIIKIFKFLVILILVCGMTGCNFIGIQSGKEQLPMVESLITPKLPDWIEQISPVGDAKPLGQIRIRFKEAVIPIESLDSPQQQNLLTKFAIWPPLPGQFRFLTPRMVGFQADKAIPKATRVKVTLKAGLADLKNHLLNQDLAWTFNTESIQITNLPGVNPMEKAEVEPIDLQPKLQFTSNLELDLDSVQKHLQLIPKGKTQGVGFKVELAKEETPENLDPLEKFDPATKNWIYNLIPQQNLEKATPYRLTFSPGILPANGNLPSQKEFVSKLATYSPLGFVGIKPYGEPDSGGTYGRFIKGSPQLEFNNLLLADSVKENIKIKPTPKNIDGVLQISGEDRIVSINPYALEPATTYTINIEKNLKDKFGQTLGKPLTIKYDTGDIAGNISVPSDLNIFPTDKDLQINIDTINLPESKYQTAYRIVKPTDLVYTNTANDLLPEPAKWQDFRINGKQNQSLTINVPLKEKLGTTQGMLAYGVQARTHKYQEDGKQLWREPTTYGMVQLTNLGIFSQWFPESGLIRVHYLSNGSPVKAANIQVYQSKLADKSRPQPVPCATGKTDEKGILIIENNQLIQCYPKLKSSLPQLLVIASENQDWAFTRNEEYSGAYGYGIDASWEADKPESRGIIFSDRKLYQPGEKAAFTAFANYLENGKIQEDKNAVYQLTLVNTTGKNTDLGTKTTNEFSTFSLELPIPKNQPLGFYTIKAKGNKGQEIYGEFRVAEFKPPNFKVDLQLNKKYAVIDDKIDVQVGSNYLFGSPVEGGEAKYFVTRQQANFIPKGWEEFSFGRQWFWPEESPNVPNDVLQTNTKLDANGKSNQTLTVAKDLPYPMTYRVDVQISDVSNLSVANSQTFTALPSNRIIGLKTNFVADAGKDFPIEFIVTDPTGKPLENQRIHLELQQMKYSSVTKIVEGSKTPQNQVEYQTVGKTDITSGNTPQTVNLKPTVSGSYRIRANFSDNKDEITATDLQIWVTGENQVFWGGEEKDKLEVKLNKKEFKIGETATALIQSPYPEGELYFAVIKDKSLYQQVIKIKGGAPQIQFPITPEMLPNAAVQAVLVRQGKPLNQIELGSLENLARIGFADFKVNLVDKYLKVQINPVEKSLEPGKEANVELELKDDQGKPTKGQFTVMVVNEAILQLTGYRPPNLVDTVYAEQPISTRFSDNRRHVKLAPLPASLPKGWGYGGGFSNALANTRIREDFQALAYYNGSVISDENGKAKITFKLPDNLTTWRIMVVATDGNLRFGNGDATFITTKPLITNAILPQFARTGDRILAGLSVTNTTTNTGNLNIKGELSGSLNFAENNPKTTTLQPKAESATQAYRFPMIAGNVGQGKLTFTTQLNNIADAFTVPLEIKPLEITEQVVETGVSEKQLKIPLNINKNTFREAGGLDIQLASTLIPEITAPAKQVLENNNLPFAEPAASQLLIAANLQTLTQKYNQTFAEFNPQAQAKLAIAQLQKLQIADGGFAAFPGQQKSDPWVSSYATESLVKANQIFPDLVDSKIISTLKTYLQNVLANPGQYDFCKQKLCKSQLQLNSLIALAQLGDKRNSFLSDIYQQRDDFDLVTQIKLARYLYQFPEWQNQAQIMRVQFQKNIYETGRTAVVNLPQSWSWMSSNTVTQAQALRLFIDQKTNPEIIDKLLQSLLNLRRNGTWESSYNNAQAFTALVAYSQFQPTPPNFMTTVKLANQKLGETRFNGYQNPNLQINVPMNKLPQGNRDLWLQKSGRGRLHYLVAYKYRLQGNQPGRFNGLRVTREISKVNQEKVIQKTGMYAFDKPLTLQPGQIFDIGLEIITDHPVDHVVIKDPLPAGFEAVDDSFQTATPALQAKADNWQLGYRTIHKDRIISYANHLEPGVYSLHYLVRSVTPGTFIWPGAEVHLQYAPEEFGRSADSTLILAEKK, encoded by the coding sequence ATGAAGATCATAAAAATATTTAAGTTCCTGGTTATTCTTATTCTCGTATGCGGAATGACGGGTTGTAATTTTATTGGTATTCAATCAGGTAAGGAACAATTGCCAATGGTTGAGTCTTTAATAACACCAAAGTTACCAGATTGGATAGAACAAATCAGTCCTGTGGGAGATGCAAAACCTCTGGGGCAAATTCGTATCCGTTTTAAAGAAGCTGTAATTCCTATTGAAAGTCTTGATAGTCCCCAACAACAAAATTTATTAACTAAATTTGCCATTTGGCCTCCTTTACCGGGACAGTTTCGCTTTTTAACTCCGCGTATGGTGGGTTTTCAAGCTGATAAAGCTATACCGAAAGCGACGCGAGTTAAGGTTACTCTCAAAGCTGGTTTAGCTGATTTAAAAAATCATCTCTTAAATCAAGATTTGGCTTGGACTTTTAATACTGAATCTATTCAAATTACTAATTTACCAGGGGTTAACCCCATGGAAAAAGCGGAAGTTGAACCAATTGATTTACAACCAAAGTTGCAATTTACCTCTAATTTAGAATTGGATCTAGATTCTGTCCAAAAGCATTTACAGTTAATTCCTAAAGGTAAAACTCAAGGTGTGGGTTTTAAGGTGGAATTAGCGAAGGAAGAAACACCAGAAAATTTAGATCCTTTAGAAAAATTTGATCCTGCAACTAAAAATTGGATTTATAATCTGATTCCTCAGCAAAATCTGGAAAAAGCCACACCTTACCGTTTAACTTTTTCTCCTGGTATTCTTCCTGCTAATGGTAATTTACCAAGTCAAAAAGAATTTGTCAGTAAATTAGCGACTTATTCACCTTTGGGATTTGTGGGAATTAAACCCTATGGAGAACCAGATTCAGGTGGAACTTATGGCAGATTTATTAAAGGTAGTCCCCAGTTAGAATTTAATAATCTTTTATTAGCAGATTCCGTTAAGGAAAATATTAAAATTAAGCCAACACCAAAAAATATTGATGGTGTATTGCAAATTTCTGGAGAAGATAGAATTGTCAGCATTAATCCTTATGCTTTAGAACCAGCTACTACTTATACAATTAATATTGAGAAAAATCTCAAAGATAAATTTGGACAAACTTTAGGTAAACCACTCACAATTAAATATGATACTGGTGATATAGCTGGGAATATTTCTGTACCCTCAGATTTAAATATTTTCCCCACAGATAAAGATCTACAAATTAATATTGATACTATTAATTTACCAGAATCAAAATATCAAACAGCTTATCGTATTGTTAAGCCAACAGATTTAGTTTATACAAATACTGCTAATGATTTATTACCCGAACCTGCTAAATGGCAAGATTTCAGAATTAATGGTAAGCAAAATCAATCCTTAACTATCAATGTTCCCCTCAAAGAAAAATTAGGAACTACTCAGGGAATGTTAGCTTATGGAGTGCAAGCACGAACTCATAAATATCAAGAAGACGGTAAACAATTGTGGAGAGAACCGACAACTTATGGAATGGTACAATTAACCAATTTAGGTATTTTTTCTCAATGGTTTCCAGAATCCGGTTTAATTCGGGTTCATTATCTTAGTAATGGTTCACCAGTTAAAGCGGCAAATATTCAAGTTTATCAATCAAAATTAGCTGATAAATCTCGTCCTCAACCTGTACCATGTGCAACTGGGAAAACTGATGAAAAGGGAATTTTAATCATTGAAAATAATCAATTAATCCAATGTTATCCCAAATTAAAATCTAGTTTACCACAATTATTAGTAATTGCTAGTGAAAATCAAGATTGGGCATTTACTAGAAATGAAGAATATAGTGGTGCTTATGGTTATGGAATTGATGCTAGTTGGGAAGCTGATAAACCAGAATCACGAGGCATAATTTTTTCTGATAGAAAGTTATATCAACCCGGAGAAAAAGCGGCTTTTACTGCTTTTGCAAATTATTTAGAAAATGGAAAAATTCAGGAAGATAAAAATGCAGTTTATCAATTAACTTTAGTCAATACTACTGGGAAAAATACAGATTTAGGCACAAAAACAACTAATGAATTTAGTACATTTTCTTTAGAGTTACCGATTCCCAAAAATCAGCCTTTAGGATTTTATACTATTAAAGCAAAAGGTAACAAGGGACAAGAAATTTATGGAGAGTTTCGAGTAGCAGAATTTAAACCACCAAATTTTAAAGTTGATTTACAGCTAAATAAAAAATATGCAGTAATTGATGACAAAATTGATGTGCAAGTAGGAAGTAATTATTTATTTGGTTCCCCAGTGGAAGGAGGAGAAGCTAAATATTTTGTCACTCGTCAACAGGCTAATTTTATCCCTAAAGGTTGGGAAGAATTTAGTTTTGGGAGACAATGGTTTTGGCCGGAAGAAAGTCCCAATGTTCCTAATGATGTTTTACAAACTAACACTAAATTAGATGCTAATGGGAAAAGTAATCAAACTTTAACTGTAGCTAAAGATTTACCCTACCCCATGACTTACCGGGTAGACGTGCAAATTAGTGATGTTTCTAATTTATCGGTTGCTAATTCCCAAACTTTTACTGCTTTACCCAGTAACCGAATCATTGGTTTAAAAACGAATTTTGTCGCTGACGCTGGCAAAGATTTTCCTATAGAATTTATTGTCACTGACCCAACGGGAAAACCTCTAGAAAATCAAAGGATACATCTGGAATTACAACAGATGAAATATAGCAGCGTTACCAAAATCGTTGAAGGTAGTAAAACTCCACAAAATCAAGTTGAATATCAGACAGTTGGGAAAACAGATATTACATCTGGGAATACTCCCCAAACAGTCAATTTAAAGCCTACGGTATCAGGTTCATATCGAATTCGTGCTAATTTTAGTGATAATAAAGATGAAATTACAGCCACAGATTTACAAATTTGGGTAACAGGAGAAAATCAAGTATTTTGGGGTGGAGAGGAAAAAGACAAATTAGAAGTTAAATTAAACAAAAAGGAGTTTAAAATTGGAGAAACTGCTACAGCTTTAATTCAATCTCCTTACCCAGAAGGAGAATTATATTTTGCGGTAATTAAAGATAAATCTCTCTATCAACAAGTAATCAAAATTAAAGGAGGTGCGCCCCAAATTCAGTTTCCAATTACGCCAGAAATGTTACCTAATGCAGCAGTACAAGCGGTGTTAGTTAGACAAGGTAAACCACTTAATCAAATAGAACTGGGAAGTTTAGAAAATTTAGCCCGAATTGGTTTTGCAGATTTTAAAGTTAACCTAGTAGATAAATATTTAAAGGTACAAATTAACCCAGTTGAAAAATCTTTAGAACCAGGAAAAGAAGCAAATGTAGAACTGGAATTAAAAGATGATCAAGGAAAACCCACCAAAGGACAATTTACTGTCATGGTGGTGAATGAAGCCATATTACAATTAACTGGTTATCGTCCGCCAAATTTGGTAGATACTGTCTATGCAGAACAACCAATTTCTACCCGATTTAGTGATAATCGTCGTCATGTTAAATTAGCCCCATTACCGGCAAGTTTACCCAAGGGTTGGGGTTATGGTGGTGGCTTCTCTAATGCTTTAGCAAATACTCGGATTCGTGAAGATTTTCAAGCTTTAGCTTATTACAATGGTTCGGTAATTAGTGATGAAAATGGTAAAGCGAAAATCACCTTTAAATTACCCGATAATTTAACAACTTGGCGGATAATGGTAGTGGCTACAGATGGAAATTTGCGGTTTGGCAATGGTGACGCAACATTTATCACCACAAAGCCATTAATAACTAATGCTATTCTGCCACAATTTGCCCGCACAGGCGATCGCATTTTGGCAGGTTTATCCGTCACCAATACCACCACAAACACCGGAAACCTCAATATTAAAGGTGAACTTAGCGGTTCTCTCAACTTCGCAGAAAATAATCCCAAAACCACCACATTACAACCAAAAGCCGAGTCAGCAACCCAAGCTTATCGCTTCCCCATGATAGCGGGTAATGTGGGACAAGGTAAACTCACATTTACCACCCAATTAAATAATATTGCTGATGCTTTTACTGTCCCTTTGGAAATTAAACCTTTAGAAATTACTGAACAAGTTGTAGAAACTGGTGTTAGTGAAAAACAGCTAAAAATTCCCCTGAATATTAATAAAAATACCTTCCGCGAAGCCGGGGGTTTAGATATTCAATTAGCCAGTACCTTAATTCCAGAAATTACAGCACCTGCAAAACAAGTTTTAGAAAATAATAATTTACCATTTGCAGAACCAGCCGCAAGTCAATTATTAATTGCGGCAAATCTGCAAACCCTCACCCAAAAATATAATCAAACCTTTGCAGAATTTAATCCTCAAGCACAAGCAAAATTAGCAATTGCACAATTACAAAAATTGCAAATAGCAGATGGTGGTTTTGCAGCATTTCCAGGACAACAAAAATCAGATCCTTGGGTTTCTAGTTATGCAACAGAATCTTTAGTTAAAGCTAATCAAATTTTTCCTGATTTGGTTGATAGTAAAATCATCTCTACTCTGAAAACTTATCTGCAAAATGTTCTCGCAAATCCTGGACAATATGACTTTTGTAAACAGAAACTTTGTAAATCTCAACTTCAACTAAATTCCTTAATTGCCTTAGCACAATTAGGAGATAAACGCAATAGTTTTCTGTCAGATATTTATCAACAACGTGATGATTTTGATCTAGTTACTCAAATCAAATTAGCCAGATATCTATATCAATTTCCTGAATGGCAAAATCAAGCGCAAATTATGCGTGTGCAATTCCAAAAGAATATTTATGAAACTGGACGTACCGCAGTTGTAAACTTACCTCAAAGTTGGAGTTGGATGAGTTCAAATACTGTCACCCAAGCCCAAGCTTTACGGTTATTTATTGACCAAAAAACCAACCCAGAAATCATTGATAAATTACTGCAAAGTCTTCTTAATTTACGCAGAAATGGCACATGGGAATCTAGTTATAATAACGCCCAGGCATTCACAGCTTTAGTTGCATATAGTCAATTTCAACCCACACCACCTAATTTTATGACTACGGTAAAATTAGCAAATCAGAAATTAGGAGAAACCCGTTTTAATGGCTATCAAAATCCCAACTTGCAAATAAATGTTCCCATGAATAAATTACCCCAAGGTAATCGTGATTTATGGTTACAAAAATCTGGAAGAGGCAGATTACATTATTTAGTTGCTTACAAATATCGGTTACAAGGAAATCAACCAGGAAGATTTAACGGTTTACGAGTAACGCGAGAAATTAGTAAAGTCAATCAAGAGAAAGTTATTCAAAAAACTGGAATGTATGCTTTTGATAAACCTTTAACTTTACAACCTGGACAAATCTTTGATATTGGGTTAGAAATAATTACAGATCATCCTGTAGATCATGTAGTCATAAAAGATCCCTTACCCGCAGGATTTGAAGCTGTAGATGATAGTTTTCAAACAGCAACACCAGCATTACAAGCAAAAGCCGATAATTGGCAATTAGGATATAGAACAATCCATAAAGATCGAATTATTTCCTATGCAAATCATCTCGAACCGGGAGTTTATAGTTTACATTATTTAGTTCGTTCTGTGACTCCAGGAACATTTATTTGGCCTGGTGCGGAAGTTCATCTTCAATATGCACCAGAAGAATTTGGACGAAGTGCAGATTCTACTTTAATATTGGCAGAAAAAAAGTGA
- a CDS encoding hemolysin family protein: MSAFSTLSWTDVGLRLCSVLVLIAINAFFVTAEFAMVTVRRTRIQQLVQAGDFRAMSVETLQRSIDRLLSTAQLGITLSSLALGWIGESTIAVLVEKWLDSWPLPFRINYLLAHSLSVPMAFFAIAYLQIVLGELCPKSVAMLYSEHLARLLGPSVKSIVRFFSPFIWVLNHSTYWLLRLFGIEYTGQSWRPPVTPEELQLIISTERESTGLENAERELLNNVFEFGDITAEDIMIPRTSIIALPITASFQGLLEEIASTGHSRYPIIGESLDDIRGIVYFQDLAQPLALGKITPETQIQPWMRPPRFVPEQTLLSELLPMMQQEKPSMVMVVNEFGGTVGLVTTQDIIAEIIGHSGELDSINDLLIQMVDQQTFLVQAQINLEEVNQVLHLNLPLTREYLTLGGFLLYQCQKIPKKGEIFNYDHLEFTVISIIGPRLHQIQIKILDS; encoded by the coding sequence GTGAGTGCTTTTTCTACTTTAAGTTGGACAGACGTGGGGCTGCGGTTGTGTAGTGTGCTAGTGCTAATTGCTATCAATGCCTTTTTTGTGACGGCAGAGTTTGCAATGGTGACAGTGCGGCGAACTCGGATTCAACAGTTAGTACAAGCGGGTGATTTCCGAGCGATGTCCGTGGAAACACTACAGCGTAGTATTGATAGATTACTATCTACAGCCCAACTAGGTATCACCCTTTCTAGTCTGGCACTGGGTTGGATTGGCGAAAGTACAATTGCTGTATTGGTAGAAAAATGGCTCGATTCCTGGCCGTTACCTTTCAGAATTAATTATCTACTAGCTCATTCTTTATCAGTCCCCATGGCCTTTTTTGCCATTGCTTACCTACAAATCGTCTTAGGCGAATTGTGTCCAAAATCAGTAGCAATGTTGTATTCAGAACATCTAGCTAGGCTTTTAGGTCCATCAGTTAAATCAATAGTCCGTTTTTTTAGTCCCTTTATTTGGGTTCTCAACCACTCAACTTATTGGCTATTACGATTATTTGGGATTGAATACACGGGACAAAGTTGGCGGCCTCCAGTCACACCAGAAGAATTACAATTAATTATCTCCACAGAACGAGAATCTACAGGTTTAGAAAATGCAGAACGAGAACTCTTAAATAACGTCTTTGAATTCGGAGATATTACGGCTGAAGACATCATGATTCCCCGAACTAGCATTATTGCTTTACCCATAACCGCCAGTTTTCAGGGATTACTTGAGGAAATAGCATCTACTGGTCACTCTCGTTATCCGATCATTGGCGAATCTTTAGACGACATTCGCGGTATAGTTTACTTTCAAGATTTAGCACAACCCTTGGCTTTAGGAAAAATCACACCAGAAACACAAATCCAACCGTGGATGCGTCCGCCCCGATTTGTGCCAGAACAAACCCTATTAAGTGAACTTTTGCCAATGATGCAGCAAGAGAAACCCTCTATGGTAATGGTAGTCAATGAATTTGGGGGAACTGTCGGACTGGTGACTACTCAAGACATTATTGCTGAAATTATCGGTCATTCCGGTGAACTTGATAGCATTAATGATTTGCTGATCCAAATGGTAGACCAACAGACATTTTTAGTGCAAGCTCAAATCAATCTAGAAGAAGTTAATCAAGTCTTACATCTTAATTTACCTTTAACTAGAGAATATCTGACTTTGGGCGGATTTTTACTTTATCAATGCCAAAAAATCCCCAAGAAAGGGGAAATCTTTAATTATGATCATCTTGAATTTACGGTGATCTCAATTATTGGTCCGCGTCTTCACCAAATCCAAATTAAAATCTTAGATTCTTAA
- the rdgB gene encoding RdgB/HAM1 family non-canonical purine NTP pyrophosphatase, with amino-acid sequence MNKLLVVATGNPGKLREMQAYLADSGWELGLKPEDLDVEETGETFAENAGLKASEIAKVTGNWAIADDSGLKVDALNGAPGVYSARYGNTDTERIERLLRELGDQENRQAQFVCAIAVANPQGEIVIQSEGICHGEILFAPAGDGGFGYDPVFYVPEKQLTFAQMTTDLKKSISHRGNALKALVPQLLSI; translated from the coding sequence ATGAATAAATTACTAGTAGTAGCGACAGGAAACCCCGGTAAATTGCGGGAAATGCAAGCTTATTTAGCTGATTCTGGATGGGAATTAGGTTTAAAACCGGAAGATTTGGATGTGGAAGAAACGGGAGAAACTTTTGCGGAAAATGCTGGTCTGAAAGCCTCGGAAATTGCCAAAGTTACAGGTAATTGGGCGATCGCTGATGATTCTGGTTTAAAGGTAGATGCTCTCAATGGTGCGCCGGGGGTGTATTCTGCTCGTTATGGGAACACGGATACAGAAAGGATTGAGAGGTTATTAAGAGAATTAGGTGATCAGGAAAATCGTCAAGCTCAATTTGTGTGTGCGATCGCAGTTGCAAATCCTCAAGGAGAAATAGTGATTCAATCTGAGGGTATTTGTCACGGTGAAATTTTGTTTGCACCTGCTGGAGATGGTGGTTTTGGTTATGATCCGGTTTTTTATGTACCAGAGAAACAATTGACTTTTGCTCAAATGACGACGGATTTAAAAAAATCAATTAGTCATCGTGGTAATGCTTTAAAAGCTTTAGTTCCTCAGTTATTGAGCATTTAA
- a CDS encoding Uma2 family endonuclease, giving the protein MKLQTTTQEIKVVTAYYAPEEYLELEEKADYKNEYRDGEIISMTGGTTNHNKLALNLATGLNVALNDLDYEIYIGDVKLWIPRYREFTYPDVMVIEGQPIYYSTNTTIVTNPVLIVEVLSKSTKDYDRGDKFLYYRSIPEFKEYILIDQTKYYVMQYVKTSENQWILTEYETEDALINLSSINVELSLKQLYKKVNFSENLE; this is encoded by the coding sequence ATGAAACTACAAACTACTACCCAAGAAATCAAAGTAGTTACAGCTTACTATGCTCCAGAAGAATATTTAGAATTAGAGGAAAAAGCTGATTATAAGAATGAATATCGAGATGGAGAAATTATATCTATGACTGGTGGAACAACAAATCATAATAAACTGGCGTTAAATTTAGCAACTGGCTTGAATGTGGCGTTAAATGATTTGGACTATGAAATTTATATTGGTGATGTGAAATTGTGGATACCACGCTATCGGGAATTTACTTATCCTGATGTGATGGTAATTGAGGGTCAGCCTATTTATTACAGCACAAATACCACAATAGTTACTAATCCTGTGTTAATTGTGGAAGTTTTATCTAAATCAACAAAAGATTATGACCGTGGTGATAAGTTTCTTTATTATCGCTCAATTCCTGAATTTAAAGAATATATTTTAATTGACCAAACTAAATATTATGTAATGCAGTATGTGAAAACTTCGGAAAATCAATGGATTTTGACAGAGTATGAAACTGAAGATGCTCTGATAAATTTGTCATCAATTAATGTAGAATTATCTTTGAAGCAATTATATAAAAAAGTCAATTTCTCGGAAAATTTAGAATAA